From the genome of Actinacidiphila yeochonensis CN732, one region includes:
- a CDS encoding purine-nucleoside phosphorylase, whose amino-acid sequence MNASVEPDPYAAAEAAAARLRELTGVETHDVALVMGSGWVPAADELGEPDHELAATDLPGFPAPAVAGHAGVLRSVRIGGVRALVFLGRTHLYEGHGVASVVHGVRSAVAAGCKTVVLTNGCGGLRAGFRPGQPVLISDHINMTATSPLVGPRFVDLTDLYSPRLRALCKEVDPSLEEGVYAQLPGPHYETPAEIGMVRAIGGDLVGMSTGLEAIAAREAGAEVLGVSLVTNLAAGMTGAPLNHEEVLEAGRVSAARMGALLGQVLGRL is encoded by the coding sequence GTGAACGCTTCCGTAGAACCCGACCCGTACGCCGCCGCCGAGGCCGCCGCCGCTCGCCTGCGCGAGCTGACGGGTGTCGAGACGCACGACGTGGCCCTGGTCATGGGCTCGGGCTGGGTGCCCGCCGCCGACGAGCTGGGCGAGCCCGACCACGAACTCGCGGCCACCGACCTGCCGGGGTTCCCCGCGCCCGCGGTGGCCGGCCACGCCGGTGTGCTGCGCTCGGTGCGGATAGGCGGCGTGCGCGCCCTCGTCTTCCTGGGCCGTACGCACCTGTACGAGGGCCACGGCGTGGCCAGCGTCGTGCACGGGGTCCGGTCGGCCGTGGCGGCCGGCTGCAAGACGGTGGTGCTCACCAACGGCTGCGGCGGCCTGCGCGCCGGCTTCCGGCCCGGTCAGCCCGTGCTGATCAGCGACCACATCAACATGACGGCCACCTCGCCCCTCGTCGGCCCCCGCTTCGTCGACCTGACGGACCTCTACTCGCCCCGGCTGCGCGCCCTGTGCAAGGAGGTGGACCCCTCGCTGGAGGAGGGCGTCTACGCGCAGCTGCCCGGCCCGCACTACGAGACGCCCGCCGAGATCGGCATGGTGCGCGCGATAGGCGGCGACCTGGTCGGGATGTCGACGGGGCTGGAGGCGATCGCGGCCCGCGAGGCCGGCGCCGAGGTGCTGGGTGTCTCCCTGGTGACGAACCTGGCCGCGGGGATGACCGGCGCGCCGCTCAACCACGAGGAGGTGCTGGAGGCCGGCCGGGTCTCCGCCGCCCGCATGGGCGCCCTCCTGGGCCAGGTGCTCGGCCGGCTGTGA
- a CDS encoding sortase: MAVISPPQPDAGPQPQPSPAGQRPRRSGPDPRFAVPGAALTVLAALLLCFAANLTVVGHIEHARAQQTGYDTLRKELALGTAPVGPLDQNGKRVADGAPVAVLHIPGISLREVVFQGTTSGDLTRGPGHLRNTPLPGQPGTSTLLGRQWGYGSPFLHIARLRPGDPITVTTGQGEQHYRVIGVRLPGDPAPAPLAAGQGRLTLVTATGGPYTPHGVVRVDAELLGTAQPAPAVGGTLSAAELPLAGDPSAWLPVLLWLQALLLATVAVCWSFRRWGRWQTWTAGLPVLVALVLALSGSVTELLPNLL; this comes from the coding sequence GTGGCCGTCATCTCACCGCCCCAGCCCGACGCCGGCCCGCAGCCGCAGCCGTCGCCGGCCGGGCAGCGGCCCCGCCGGAGCGGGCCCGACCCGCGGTTCGCGGTCCCCGGCGCCGCCCTGACCGTGCTCGCCGCCCTCCTGCTCTGCTTCGCCGCCAACCTCACCGTGGTCGGGCACATCGAGCACGCCCGCGCCCAGCAGACCGGGTACGACACGCTGCGCAAGGAACTCGCCCTCGGCACCGCGCCGGTGGGCCCGCTGGACCAGAACGGCAAGCGGGTCGCCGACGGGGCTCCGGTGGCGGTGCTGCACATCCCCGGGATCAGCCTGCGCGAGGTCGTCTTCCAGGGCACCACCTCGGGCGACCTGACGCGCGGCCCGGGCCACCTGCGCAACACCCCGCTGCCCGGCCAGCCCGGCACCAGCACCCTGCTGGGCCGGCAGTGGGGCTACGGCAGCCCGTTCCTGCACATCGCCCGGCTGCGCCCCGGCGACCCGATCACCGTGACCACCGGTCAGGGCGAGCAGCACTACCGGGTTATCGGGGTGCGGCTGCCCGGCGACCCCGCACCGGCCCCGCTGGCCGCCGGGCAGGGCCGGCTGACCCTGGTCACCGCGACGGGCGGCCCCTACACCCCGCACGGCGTGGTGCGGGTGGACGCCGAACTGCTCGGCACCGCGCAGCCCGCGCCGGCCGTCGGCGGCACCCTCTCGGCGGCCGAACTCCCGCTGGCCGGCGACCCGTCGGCGTGGCTGCCGGTGCTGCTGTGGCTCCAGGCGCTGCTGCTGGCCACCGTCGCCGTCTGCTGGAGCTTCCGCCGCTGGGGGCGCTGGCAGACCTGGACCGCGGGCCTGCCCGTGCTCGTCGCGCTGGTGCTGGCGCTGTCCGGCTCGGTCACCGAACTCCTGCCCAACCTCCTGTGA
- a CDS encoding phospho-sugar mutase, with protein sequence MPGELAGRVREWIGEDPDPATREELAALLAAAAGGDGTAGEELADRFSGTLEFGTAGLRGAMGGGPMRMNRAVVIRAAAGLSRYVAEQGGGLVVIGYDARYLSERFARDTAAVVTGAGLRAAVLPRPLPTPVLAFAIRHLGAAAGVMVTASHNPPQDNGYKVFLGDGSQIVPPADAEIAARIAAVGALESVPRPEHGWQVLGEDVLEAYLERTASVVAPGGPREVSTVYTPLHGVGREVLETAFARAGFPLPAVVAEQADPDPDFPTVAFPNPEEPGAMDLALRDAAAVGPDVVVANDPDADRCAAAVPDPAAEGGWRMLRGDELGALLALHLVRRGAVEPGQDVFAASIVSSSLLSRIAAAAGLGYEETLTGFKWISRVPGLRYGYEEALGYCVDPDGVRDKDGVTAALLVAELAASVKREGGTLAGLLDELALAHGLHATDQLSVRVADLGLIGAAMARLRETPPQALAGLAVAAAQDLAEGVDGLPPTDGLRYRLAGPDVDSARVTVRPSGTEPKVKCYLEVVVPVPGAAALPAARARAADLLSRLKADLSKAAGF encoded by the coding sequence CTGCCCGGGGAGTTGGCCGGACGGGTGCGGGAGTGGATCGGGGAGGACCCCGACCCGGCCACCCGCGAGGAGCTGGCCGCGCTGCTGGCCGCCGCGGCGGGCGGGGACGGCACCGCCGGCGAGGAGCTGGCCGACCGCTTCTCCGGCACCCTGGAGTTCGGCACCGCCGGGCTGCGCGGGGCGATGGGCGGCGGCCCGATGCGGATGAACCGCGCGGTGGTGATCCGCGCCGCGGCCGGCCTGTCCCGGTACGTGGCCGAGCAGGGCGGCGGGCTCGTCGTCATCGGCTACGACGCGCGGTACCTGTCGGAGCGGTTCGCGCGGGACACCGCCGCGGTGGTCACCGGTGCGGGGCTGCGGGCGGCGGTGCTGCCACGTCCGCTGCCGACTCCGGTGCTGGCCTTCGCGATCCGGCACCTGGGCGCGGCGGCCGGCGTGATGGTCACCGCGAGCCACAACCCGCCGCAGGACAACGGCTACAAGGTGTTCCTCGGCGACGGCTCGCAGATCGTGCCGCCGGCGGACGCGGAGATCGCCGCGCGGATCGCCGCGGTGGGCGCGCTGGAGTCGGTGCCCCGGCCGGAGCACGGCTGGCAGGTGCTCGGCGAGGACGTGCTGGAGGCGTACCTGGAACGCACGGCCTCCGTCGTGGCGCCGGGCGGCCCGCGCGAGGTCTCGACGGTCTACACGCCGCTGCACGGCGTGGGCCGGGAGGTGCTGGAGACCGCGTTCGCCCGGGCCGGGTTCCCGCTGCCCGCGGTGGTGGCCGAACAGGCCGATCCGGACCCGGACTTCCCCACCGTCGCGTTCCCCAACCCGGAGGAGCCCGGCGCGATGGACCTGGCGCTGCGGGACGCGGCCGCGGTCGGCCCCGATGTGGTCGTCGCCAACGACCCGGACGCCGACCGGTGCGCCGCCGCGGTGCCCGACCCGGCGGCGGAGGGCGGCTGGCGGATGCTGCGCGGGGACGAGCTGGGCGCGCTGCTCGCCCTGCACCTGGTGCGCCGGGGGGCGGTGGAGCCGGGGCAGGACGTGTTCGCGGCGAGCATCGTCTCCTCGTCGCTGCTGTCGCGGATCGCGGCCGCCGCGGGCCTCGGCTACGAGGAGACCCTCACCGGCTTCAAGTGGATCTCCCGGGTGCCGGGTCTGCGGTACGGCTACGAGGAGGCGCTCGGCTACTGCGTGGACCCGGACGGGGTGCGGGACAAGGACGGCGTGACGGCCGCGCTGCTGGTGGCCGAGCTGGCGGCGTCGGTGAAGCGGGAGGGCGGCACCCTGGCGGGGCTGCTGGACGAGCTGGCGCTCGCCCACGGGTTGCACGCGACCGACCAGTTGTCGGTGCGGGTGGCGGACCTCGGGCTGATCGGCGCGGCCATGGCGCGGCTGCGCGAGACCCCGCCGCAGGCGCTGGCCGGCCTGGCGGTGGCCGCCGCGCAGGACCTGGCCGAGGGCGTGGACGGGCTGCCGCCCACCGACGGCCTGCGCTACCGGCTGGCCGGCCCGGACGTGGACTCCGCCCGGGTGACGGTCCGTCCGAGCGGCACGGAGCCGAAGGTCAAGTGCTACCTGGAGGTGGTCGTCCCGGTCCCCGGCGCCGCCGCCCTCCCCGCTGCCCGCGCCCGCGCCGCCGACCTGCTGTCCCGTCTCAAGGCCGACCTCTCGAAGGCCGCCGGCTTCTGA
- a CDS encoding NAD(P)H-quinone dehydrogenase, which yields MGHVTRIVIIGGGPGGYEAALVAAQLGAEVTVVDADGLGGASVLTDCVPSKTLIATAEVMTTFDSSYDELGIIVADAPSLPTLSRAEPEDPERGARVVGVDLGKVNRRVKRLALAQSHDITASVTRAGVRVLRGRGRLEGCQTAEGTRCVVVEGADGSTERLTAEAVLIATGARPRELPDAQPDGERILNWTQVYDLEELPSELIVVGSGVTGAEFAGAYQALGSHVTLVSSRDRVLPGEDPDAAAVLEDVFRRRGMNVMARSRAETVKRLGDRVEATLTDGRVISGTHCLIAVGAIPNTSGMGLEEAGVKLTQSGHIKTDRVSRTSAPGVYAAGDVTGVLALASVAAMQGRIAMYHFLGDAVGPLNLKTVSANVFTDPEIATVGYTQADVDAGRIEANVVKLPLLRNPRAKMQGIRDGFVKLICRPGTGIVVGGVVVAPKASELIHPISIAVDNSLTVEQIANAFTVYPSLSGSVAEVARQLHTRRNPGL from the coding sequence ATAGGGCATGTGACTCGGATCGTGATCATCGGTGGCGGACCCGGCGGCTACGAGGCCGCGCTCGTTGCGGCGCAGCTCGGCGCGGAGGTGACCGTCGTCGACGCTGACGGCCTGGGCGGCGCGTCGGTGCTCACCGACTGCGTGCCGTCCAAGACCCTCATCGCCACCGCCGAGGTGATGACGACCTTCGACTCGTCCTACGACGAGCTCGGCATCATCGTCGCCGACGCTCCCTCGCTGCCCACGCTGAGCCGTGCGGAGCCCGAGGACCCGGAACGCGGCGCCCGCGTCGTCGGCGTGGACCTCGGCAAGGTCAACCGCCGCGTCAAGCGGCTCGCGCTGGCCCAGTCGCACGACATCACCGCCTCCGTGACCCGGGCCGGCGTCCGGGTGCTGCGCGGCCGGGGCCGCCTGGAGGGCTGCCAGACCGCCGAGGGCACCCGCTGCGTCGTCGTGGAGGGCGCCGACGGCTCCACCGAGCGGCTGACCGCCGAGGCGGTCCTGATCGCCACCGGCGCCCGCCCGCGCGAGCTGCCGGACGCGCAGCCCGACGGTGAGCGCATCCTCAACTGGACCCAGGTCTACGACCTGGAGGAGCTGCCGTCCGAGCTGATCGTGGTGGGCTCCGGCGTCACCGGTGCCGAGTTCGCGGGCGCCTACCAGGCGCTCGGCTCGCACGTCACGCTGGTGTCCTCGCGCGACCGGGTGCTGCCCGGTGAGGACCCGGACGCCGCCGCCGTCCTGGAGGACGTCTTCCGGCGCCGCGGCATGAACGTCATGGCCCGATCCCGCGCCGAGACGGTCAAGCGGCTCGGCGACCGCGTCGAGGCCACCCTCACCGACGGCCGGGTGATCAGCGGTACGCACTGCCTGATCGCGGTCGGCGCGATACCGAACACCTCCGGCATGGGGCTGGAGGAGGCCGGCGTGAAGCTCACGCAGTCCGGCCACATCAAGACCGACCGGGTCTCGCGCACCAGCGCCCCGGGCGTCTACGCGGCCGGCGACGTCACCGGCGTCCTGGCGCTCGCCTCGGTCGCCGCCATGCAGGGCCGTATCGCGATGTACCACTTCCTCGGCGACGCGGTCGGCCCGCTGAACCTGAAGACGGTCTCCGCGAACGTCTTCACCGACCCGGAGATCGCCACCGTCGGCTACACCCAGGCCGACGTCGACGCCGGGCGGATCGAGGCCAACGTCGTCAAGCTGCCGCTGCTGCGCAACCCGAGGGCGAAGATGCAGGGCATCCGGGACGGCTTCGTGAAGCTCATCTGCCGCCCCGGCACCGGCATCGTGGTGGGCGGCGTGGTCGTCGCGCCGAAGGCGAGCGAGCTGATCCACCCGATCTCCATCGCCGTCGACAACAGCCTGACGGTGGAGCAGATCGCCAACGCCTTCACCGTCTACCCGTCGCTCTCCGGCTCCGTCGCCGAGGTGGCCCGCCAGCTCCACACGCGCCGCAACCCCGGGCTCTGA
- a CDS encoding type 2 periplasmic-binding domain-containing protein, whose protein sequence is MRIAKRAAVAAGVAVLSLGLALPVAQADPTTDSITGSSYRELVGVGSDTTQDVLNGLGNAIGDPDFSPASLLIASYDAVDPSTGAVHGSITTRDGGPAVQRPNGSAEGVNALAADIQSGAGNFDFARSSSAPDATGTTGTWIPFALDAVTVAVSGSSTLPTNFTKTQLQRAYNCEDPTTGTALAAGQFPVINGVTVHPLVPQAGSGTRKFWASTLGFNANTLPSCVSDVDKDGVAVEEHDGSALKRTVAANGAEDIAPFSIAQWIAQSNSSTTGVRDRRHGAVLRSVDSKLPVVNGELNTAFGITRDVYNVVATSRLADADIAYAFVGTGSQVCLNSAVIEEYGFGSLGSACGSTTTKGALSL, encoded by the coding sequence GTGAGAATCGCCAAGCGTGCGGCCGTCGCCGCGGGTGTCGCGGTGCTGAGCCTCGGCCTGGCCCTTCCCGTCGCGCAGGCCGACCCGACGACCGACTCGATCACCGGCAGCTCCTACCGCGAGCTGGTCGGCGTGGGTTCGGACACCACCCAGGACGTGCTGAACGGTCTCGGCAACGCGATCGGTGACCCGGACTTCAGCCCGGCGTCGCTGCTGATCGCGTCCTACGACGCGGTGGACCCGTCGACCGGCGCGGTGCACGGTTCCATCACCACCCGGGACGGCGGCCCCGCCGTGCAGCGCCCCAACGGCTCGGCCGAGGGCGTCAACGCGCTGGCCGCCGACATCCAGTCCGGCGCCGGCAACTTCGACTTCGCCCGCTCCTCCAGCGCCCCGGACGCCACCGGCACCACCGGCACCTGGATTCCGTTCGCCCTGGACGCGGTGACCGTGGCCGTCTCCGGCTCCAGCACCCTGCCGACCAACTTCACCAAGACCCAGCTGCAGCGCGCGTACAACTGCGAGGACCCGACGACGGGCACCGCCCTGGCCGCCGGCCAGTTCCCGGTGATCAACGGCGTGACCGTCCACCCGCTGGTGCCGCAGGCCGGCTCCGGCACCCGCAAGTTCTGGGCGTCCACCCTCGGCTTCAACGCCAACACCCTGCCCAGCTGCGTCAGCGACGTGGACAAGGACGGCGTGGCGGTCGAGGAGCACGACGGCAGCGCCCTCAAGCGGACCGTCGCCGCCAACGGCGCCGAGGACATCGCCCCGTTCTCGATCGCCCAGTGGATCGCGCAGTCCAACAGCTCCACCACCGGTGTGCGGGACCGCCGGCACGGCGCCGTTCTGCGCTCCGTCGACAGCAAGCTCCCGGTCGTCAACGGCGAGCTCAACACGGCGTTCGGGATCACCCGTGACGTCTACAACGTCGTGGCCACCAGCCGGCTGGCGGACGCGGACATCGCGTACGCCTTCGTCGGCACCGGCTCCCAGGTGTGCCTGAACTCCGCGGTCATCGAGGAGTACGGCTTCGGCAGCCTGGGCAGCGCCTGCGGCAGCACCACCACCAAGGGCGCGCTGAGCCTGTAA
- a CDS encoding gamma-glutamylcyclotransferase, with product MSLYAAYGSNLDARLMTRRAPHSPLRGTGWLDGWRLTFGGEQMGWEGALATLVEAPGSQVFVGLYDIAPVDEESMDRWEGVPLGIYRRTTVRVHTLDGDLAAWLYVLNDYEGGLPSARYLGELADAAESAGAPYDYVMELRKRPC from the coding sequence ATGTCGCTCTATGCCGCCTACGGCAGCAATCTCGACGCGCGGCTGATGACCCGCCGCGCACCGCACTCCCCGCTGCGCGGCACGGGCTGGCTGGACGGCTGGCGGCTGACCTTCGGCGGCGAGCAGATGGGGTGGGAGGGCGCGCTGGCGACGCTGGTGGAGGCGCCCGGCAGCCAGGTCTTCGTCGGGCTCTACGACATCGCTCCGGTGGACGAGGAGTCCATGGACCGCTGGGAGGGCGTGCCACTCGGCATCTACCGGCGGACGACGGTCCGCGTCCACACGCTGGACGGCGACCTCGCGGCCTGGCTCTACGTCCTCAACGACTACGAGGGGGGCCTGCCCTCGGCCCGCTACCTCGGCGAGCTGGCGGACGCCGCGGAGTCCGCGGGCGCGCCCTACGACTACGTCATGGAGCTGCGCAAGCGCCCCTGCTAG
- a CDS encoding phosphate ABC transporter ATP-binding protein, protein MPTTDQTMQLPPVPTGPTPFAGTPGKAAEARPATLDARDVSAWFGDHKVLDRVSLTMPAQRVTALIGPSGCGKSTFLRILNRMHELVGTASLAGQVLLDGADIYDRGRRITHARREIGMVFQKPNPFPAMSIYDNVLAGLKMNGVKAARNDRDDLVEECLTKAGLWREVADRLRQPGGALSGGQQQRLCIARSLAVRPRVLLMDEPCSALDPTSTRRIEQTIGELSHEVTIVIVTHNMQQAARVSHQCAFFLAEHGTPGAIVEHGPTEAMFGSPQDTRTADYVGGRFG, encoded by the coding sequence ATGCCGACCACCGACCAGACCATGCAGCTGCCGCCCGTGCCCACCGGGCCGACCCCCTTCGCCGGCACCCCGGGCAAGGCCGCCGAGGCCCGCCCCGCGACGCTGGACGCCCGCGACGTGTCCGCCTGGTTCGGCGACCACAAGGTCCTCGACCGGGTCTCGCTGACCATGCCCGCACAGCGGGTCACCGCCCTCATCGGCCCGTCCGGCTGCGGCAAGTCGACGTTCCTGCGCATCCTCAACCGGATGCACGAACTCGTCGGCACCGCCTCACTGGCCGGCCAGGTGCTGCTGGACGGCGCCGACATCTACGACCGCGGCCGCCGCATCACCCACGCCCGCCGCGAGATCGGGATGGTCTTCCAGAAGCCCAACCCGTTCCCGGCGATGTCGATCTACGACAACGTGCTGGCCGGACTGAAGATGAACGGAGTCAAGGCCGCCCGCAACGACCGCGACGACCTGGTGGAGGAGTGCCTGACCAAGGCCGGGCTGTGGCGCGAGGTCGCCGACCGGCTGCGGCAGCCCGGCGGCGCGCTCTCCGGCGGCCAGCAGCAGCGGCTGTGCATCGCCCGCTCGCTGGCCGTACGGCCCCGGGTGCTGCTCATGGACGAGCCCTGCTCGGCTCTCGACCCGACCTCGACCCGCCGGATCGAGCAGACCATCGGTGAACTGTCGCACGAGGTCACCATCGTCATCGTCACCCACAACATGCAGCAGGCCGCCCGCGTCTCGCACCAGTGCGCGTTCTTCCTCGCCGAGCACGGCACGCCCGGCGCCATCGTCGAACACGGCCCCACCGAAGCGATGTTCGGCAGCCCCCAGGACACCCGTACCGCCGACTACGTGGGCGGCCGCTTCGGCTGA